From Antechinus flavipes isolate AdamAnt ecotype Samford, QLD, Australia chromosome 1, AdamAnt_v2, whole genome shotgun sequence:
GTTAACCCTAAAAGAAATCAGAGTCTTATGAGGCATTAACTATATATAGCAAGTTAGTAAGCAGAATAACCCCAAAAGGAGTTAGCAGGGGTAGGAgattatgccattgactggcattGATTAACTCTAGAGGGGATTTACCACCCTAAAATGTTAGCAAGGGAAATATAGTGGGtagattttttaataaaagaaatataacctTGGGGATTTGacataatttggctttctgattggatgtTGTAACTGTGGAGTTGCGATGATTTTGTCAATGTAAGGTATTTCTCCCAGAGACCTCTACTTCTGGTAGGGCTATAATAGAGGTCCCCTTGAATAAAAGGTTTCTTCTAAATCAAAAACTCCACTTATAATCATATCAGGGTTCCTCCCTGCTTGTCTCAGGAAGTAGTTAGTCTTCCAGATTGTAATACTTCAGATTCTCTGAGTCAACACCCATCTAGCTACCTAGTACACCCCTCAAACAAAAGGAATCCTCAGTCTTTTGAGATGTGGGAGGGAAGGTACTTTCTGAAAACTGCTTCTCTTTGAGATTGGGTGTAAAGCTGCTCTAGTCTTAGAAGTCCCACTCGAAGGGGTGATGAGCTTGAAGATGCAGAGTTTGGTGGATGCAGAGTCCAGTGGGTGTTTTTTCTCTTAATCCAGTGTTGACCATAAATTGAAGATCTGCTGGTGCTTAGAGAAAGCACATCTACCAAGAAGGGGGAGTAGGCAATGGTAATGTTAAGGGTGACCAGGTGGCTAAGGGTACACATGCCAAGTGTTTAAATATTGGGTGGAAAGGCTGCTAGGCTGAAGAGATTTCTAGTTGGCATGGAAACATGAGTAAAAAGTTGACTTTACGCCAATTATACACAAGTGCCTGAATTTTCCAAACCACATTGATAGCAGGTAGTTGACTAGATCAAATATTCATTTACTTACTTGTTCAGGATATAATGACTACACATTTCAGATTGAAAACAGCAAGATCTCACATACTTGCTTTGTGCTCATATATTTTACTGACCACTTGCtcagattatagaaatttgctataagaagaaaaagcaaggacATGTTTGTCGCAGGAGAAAGCATTCTTAACTGTTTGAGCTTAGAGAAGAGTCACAGTTGACCAAAAAAATAGTCACCTCATGGACTCAGAAATAATTAGGTGGGAAATCAGAAAATGACCCAGAAGGATTCCCATTAGGGCAAGTCTAAAGCTGTCCTCTCAGCTTCTGCCCAGATATAAAATTCCACCCGTAAAAGCTCAAGATCACATTCCTTTGAGTGGCTTTTGGCATTTCTCTTAAATGATAGGTTACTCACTTAATGATGTGTCAGaaaatcatacatacatacaaaatttaaaaagcaatcagtactaagcccaagaaattttatctcaAGTAGCATGTCTTACCAATCAGATTTCAAGTGGGTTCAGATCTAAAGGATTAAAATAGGTTGCAAATCCTTAGCAATCCAGGTTCATTGTTTAGGAACTCCATAATCTAAACTATCTCAAAACTGATGACCTTGCACATTCTCTGGTTTAAAGAAAAGTGGCAAGTTTACAAAATTAAAGAGGAATGGATAGAAATCCCAGAGAAGGGGCTAAACCTGCAGCTCCTGTCTGTAGGTGTGGGGTATTTTCTGTTACCATCCCAACCCTGTGAAAGGGTGTGTGAAGGGGAATAGACTAATTCTGTGATGGTCTAAGATAGACTGCTTTGAATGAGCAGCCAAATTTAGCCAAATTGTCATAGCTATAATTTACAAGCAAAGGTAAAAGTATCTAACATCCTAAAAAGCAGCTACAAAGCACCATATTAATGGGATCAGAGGGCCCTGTTATTGTTATTGAATTGTCATTGAATTAAGTTTCccttttagggagaaaacaagacagaaggggagaaaagaaacttTCTTCTATTTGCCTTGAGACCTTTACCTATCATGTAATCTTAATTTAATTGAATGTTTTTCTAAATAACCTTACATAGAAAAGCATTCATTTCAACACTGGTAAAATAACTGTAATGTTCGTGCTGGTTTTCTTGAGGTCTttgagcagccttcttttcagtagattaatcaccacaagaatagccaggttttaaagtccaaatcctttattatgtCCTTCACAATCTCATTTCTTTGCCTGGGGCTGGGTCAGCTTTCTTGAGGCCTTCCAAAGTCTCCATTTtagtggagaagtgcaggaggccaggccagccaccaccaggctgatgaagatggaaattaaTCTTTCTCctttggctctgagagcttgagctcctgcctccagtctgcttgtcttctctggctctgaatccccctggcttatatgctctattctaagtataaaccaatcattataccactaggaaaccattatttgttgtgagattaaatcaatcatactgaatttagagaactattaatcaccatgataaactagataaccattgtctcatcaattccactgacttaacaccttgtaagaatgctTGTTTCAGAATTCGGGCCCAAAACAAATAACTTTACATAAAAAAGCATTCATCTCAACACTGGCAATTTGTTAAAAGTTGACCTTCTTTAGTGTGGGATTGGGAAGGAGAAAACTCAAAactcaaaatataacaaaaataaaaataaaaattatccaggcCAATAAAATACAAAGCTTATTAGTGTTGTgggaggttttgttttgttttgtttttaagctgaatttgttttttcctgaggcaattggggttaagtggcttgcttagggtcacacaaccaggaagtgttagtgttaagtgtctcaggtcatatttgaactcaggtcctcctgacttcaagcctcgTGCTCTATCTACACCAATTAGCTTCCCCTTAAGCAGAACTTTTAACAAGATCTCTTTTGTGAACAGAAATCTGGCTCACCACCCTCTACATTTTAAGCTTCTGCATTTTAGCATTGACTGTTTTTTGTCTCAATattgagaggaggaaaggagaggaaattgaATTCCAGCTTATATAATAAAACACATCCactaaaactttaattttaacaTTATGGAAGGAGTTAATTAACAGGTTTGCTAGTGCACTGAGAACTTCATTCAAGTTGTGAAGAATCCCTTTTTAGGATTCATATTGAGAAGACTGACATCCAACATACAAGAGTCATCATATTACAACAGAGTGTATTTGGGAGGGCTCAACTATATTTATGATACAGAAAATTGTGTTGAATCTTAACCTCTGGTCTACTGATTCTTATATTtagctttgaagtcagaagacccttctataaaatcttcatttttttactATCACCTcataaaaaactttattaaaatgaaatagaattaaaatgaaagattaataACCAACAAACAGGATTCTTTACTTTAGATTTCAATTGAAGGAGTCTATAATTAATTCAgaataatatttgaaagaaaaaatttgaaaatgctttttctttcctatctatCTTTATAAATAAGGACTATTGGGATTTAACCTAGTTCTAAGTTACATCAGGTTTTGCCACTGTTTGcatgaaaactatatttttacattttataatatctCTTTGGATAGGTGTTTGATGTATTTCATCCTACAATGCATGCCTTTTGAGGGAGTATACCAAATATCTTATAGTCATATTTCTGGAGAAGTAATTTTGGGAAAGAAAGCCTATTTCAGTAGGCTTCAGCAAAATCACATCtcctggggagaggggagaaaccTGGGCACACCTGCTCTACATAAACCCAGCACCTGCTACATTTATATTCTATGTttctatttgtatgtatgtatgtatgtgtaaaggTAGATCAAGAGATATATCTATCATATGTGGACATTAACATACAAATATCCTTAATCTTCTCTGGCAAAACTGAGGCAACCCTATAGGACTTTGTTTAAATTAActgaaaattgaaaatactataaaagaaaaatactgttAAATAATGCTAAAGGAAAGTGCCTTGATTTCTGATAAGTAGAACAAAATAACAACATTTTAAGTAAGTTGTGAAATATTTTGGCAGCCATTCTCAAGTTGATaaatagccaaaggatatgaacatacaattttcagatgaagaaattaaaatcatttctagtcataggagaaagtgctctaaatcactaatgatcagaaaaatgcaaattaagacaattctgtggtaccactacacacctctgagattggataaaatgacataaaaagataatgacaaatgttggagatttaggaaaactgagatactaataaaaaaattaaattcaattaaaaaatataaatcacaaCTTATTCCATGTCAGCTGACAATTTATCCTTATCTTAGCTAGTGTTGCTTGATAGTCCTCTGAAAGCAAGAATGGaacataaaatgaagaattaatgGTACCAGGAATTATGATAGAGAATGGTATTGGAGGTATAAGGGTAACCAAGAAAAAAGTTTCAACTATTTTGCAAAATAGGTCAGATAGACattgtaaaaaaacaaatctgGTTATGGTCCATTGTCCTGGGGCATTTTTGATAAATCAGAAGCCATCATGTTATCTTtttcagagaaaacaaaactacTGGCCTGTACCTCTCCTTAGAAATATCAGGGCAATTTATTTTTGAGTCCTTAACCATGTCCTTAATAGTAACAAGATGAACAGACTTGTTCTTTCTGAgtctaaagaacaatttaatataGAAATGCTGTGTTTGAAAGGAGTTTGACAAAAGAGGCAGCCTGGCTTAGTGgattgttttttccttagaattaGCAAAACTAAGGTTTAAATATCATTTCTGACAATTGTTAGAGGTAATGTCACTGAAACTTCTTGAACTTTGATGGAATAAAGATAATtgttggggaaaaaagatatctataaaagactttaaaaaaaataaagttttatatgtatcattgatgatgatgatgatggtggtggtggtggtggtggtggtgagatacaaaagaataaaagtacTTCTAAGTATACAAATAAAGAACTTATGCTCAAGATCAAATCTAcccttaacatttattttatcattatcataGGATTTCCTTATCTCATTAgcttgtgagaaaaaaaaatcattttacaaattttaaatattatataaatataaattaatgtcCTCCTGACCATCatccttttggtttttcttttttttttttctcttttgcttccaTTGAGGTTTAGATAGAAATAGTCCTGGGACAAAATGCTATCTTGCTATAATTCTCACAAAATCATCACCATCTCCATAACCACAACCATACACTTCTTCTACCTTATTATATAGATGagcatgattattattatattgagttatataattataattcttattttaataagCCTATAATATAAAATTCTTCAAGTTATTGTTCCTCTGGTTTTCTGTTTGGCAGCTAATAGTCCTATTAATCAAAGTAAAAAGACTTAGTCAACATATTTGTTTAATTCTCTAAGAATAGTTTGACCAattgaaaatttcaaatatattgcACATATTGAAACAAGACAGacgttatttatttttttattgatgtatttttataaaatgggcTTAATTCCAATGACAAATGATGTGTTTGGCCCTTTCAATCATTCTTACTCTCTTCATTCATATGTTCTTTTTCTAAGAACTGTTTGCTACCAAATATTTTGCTACCaaaatagtctctgccttcaaCTTTCTGGTCGtatttttcttgtctcttcctAATATGATTCATGATATCTCTGGAAGCTTGAGCTGTAAGGCTGACAAATTGTTTAGAGAGCTCTTGTCTCTGGTAGGATGGAGACTGCTGGATTTGGTGCATCTGAACTGGAGCAGGGAATGAGTTAGGCATTGTTTCgttattttccttctctgaatgtTGGCATTTAAATCTCCTTTTCTTACCCATCTTTTCATGGTGGGATGGGATGCTTCCTCCACACACTGTCCCTGACTTTTTCATACACTGACAGTTTGGTCTGTGATTCTCAGGATGGAGGCAGATGTTGGGGCTTTTTACTCTAAAAGCTTTTTCTCTGTTGCAAAGACGCTGGGCTCTCCCCCTAGTTCTAATAAAATCAGTTGTATTAGCTAGAACAACCCTCCTACAAGGTTGGTAATTATCATCTCCTTTATTACCTTCCTGAGCTTCACAGGTTATCGTCAATAAAGGTTCACTTAAATAGCTTCCTCTCAAGCTCCTATCACTGTGATCTCTGCttcttgaccttctctttctaGGGCGATGGGACAAATGTGGTTTGTCCTCAGTGCTCTGAGGTAGCTCTTCTTTAAGACAATTATTATAGTCCCTGATATGTAAACTTTTCAGCCTTCTGTAGGGATATGAACTTAGTTCTCCATCTTGACCGGTTGGTTGACACTTCAACCTCTCCTTCTTGAAGGCACGTTCTCTCTGGCCTTTCTGAATGGGTCTCTTATGAGAATATACATTCTCTGAATAGCAGCTCCAAGTCTGGTCTTTTGTTTGTGATGAATTTCCAAACAAAGTCTGTTGTATTTCCTTCATCATCATGGGAGCACTTCTTGGAAAGAATTTACCAAAGGAATCTGgacttttgttcttttctgattcttcctcccGGATCTGTTGTTGACAAAGAGTCAACAAAGTTTTTTCTCTTGGGCTAGAAGAATTTGAGGTGGTTGAAATATCTGAGACAGAGTAATTAGCTCTATTATCTCCTAAACACTTATCCTCTTCAAGCTGCAGCTTCCTCCCTTCTGTTTTTGCTTCAGAAGTGTATCTGCTACTGTCAGATGGTGGTTCTAGCAATTCTATGTAATCTCCCATTGATTTAAGATGAGCAATGTGGCTGCAACTCTGGGATGAAATCACACCTTTGCTGTCTCCTGATTCTGACATGGTTTGTCTCGTAAGGTGATTTTTACTTTTGGTCTTACTAGACTCTTCTGGATTTCCTTTCTGCGACACAGAAGATGACTCATATGTCATATTATTCTTTGAGCTTGAACGAGGCAATACCTCTTTATTCCAAGGGTCATGAATGGTTTTAGCCATCTCTGTATAATTTTCCAAAGCTGGTAAAGCCCATTTGTCATTAATAGGTGAGATAGTGAACAGATTCCCTCTCCCGTTTGGAGAAGGACATTCATAAATAGCTCGCTGATCATATGTTTTCATGCTAAAAGGTGACCGGGCAAAACTGATGAACTCATGTAAGAAGTGTTTGGTGTATTTTAAGAGATAGGGTTccaagatttcagaaaagctctGGCTGTCTAGATCATAATCCGTCATGTTTTGAAGGATGATAGTGAGGATATTTTTCCCTGTGTATCCATAGTCACCGTAAATAGCTATCAGTTCACGTTTCAGCCATGGGATTAATCGCTGTAGACAATTTGGGTTTCTAAGGAAGTAATCTGCTGAAATATGCCTATAGAATCCACCACCTCTGACATATAACACCCGAAGCCCAGTAAAATAAAGAGCTCTTCTAAATTTAATAACTATCTGTTCCTTAAAGAATCTTGAAGACACTTCATGGAGATGATCTTGTTTGTTCCCAGAAAACTGTTTGAGTAATTCTTGGACAGCCTGATATCTCAGAGGATTGGTCTGGCTAGAAGTATCATCAGATAATACACCATCCTCGGATCCAGGCTGACAGCTTGGAAAAGAATCAACATAACTGTTATTCTCTTCAGGTAATCCAGTGTTGTCACTCCCTACATGATAGAGTTCTTGCTTCTTCATGTCACTCACAAGTCTAGAAGATTGGAAGAAAGGATGGCAAGCTTCTCCATGGTGGGGATGTCgggttttctttgcaaatctCTCATGAGGACAGTCACTGACAAACCTGTGTGTGGAAGGATTCAGATCAGCCCCATTCTGAGTTCCATTCAAGTAGATGGGACATTGACAATGTGGTAAACGTCCTATTGGCATTGTTTTTCAAAAAATCCTTCATCCAGTTCTCTGTGAGAGGGTTTGATCAGTGACTTGTCACTTGTTAAAGCCAAGATCTATTGAAAGCAGCCAACAGAAATATATgcaatacatattttttttccagggtacatctgaaggaaagaaaaacaccAAATTTAAAGCAATAGACTGAGTTTTAAAACTGTATTATGTTAACTTTTAGTCTGCTGTGTATTCTATATGGGCATAAAGTACTTTAATGAGTGTTGGTGAGTATTTTTCATAAAGGCTTCCCAATACTTATCCCTGTAGATTGGGCTGCATTTCATAGATTCATGTAgtcttagaactagaaaggactttaaaagggCCATCCAGACCTATCCTCCTGACTTCTGAATTTTCTTCAACATTCTATGACTGTTAGCCAACTGGTCTTTGCCTGACTGCTACTAGtgacaaaagcaaacaaacaaacaaatccaccTGTCTCACAAAGCAGTTCAAACAATTCCACTCTAGATGTTAGAAAAGTTCTTCTTGGTTTACACTGAATTAAAATCTGTCTCCCTATTTGTCCATGTAGAAGCACAGAATAAATCATTATTTCTCCACATAACAATCCTTTTGatacttgaagacaattatcATA
This genomic window contains:
- the LOC127549340 gene encoding E3 ubiquitin-protein ligase Topors-like, with amino-acid sequence MPIGRLPHCQCPIYLNGTQNGADLNPSTHRFVSDCPHERFAKKTRHPHHGEACHPFFQSSRLVSDMKKQELYHVGSDNTGLPEENNSYVDSFPSCQPGSEDGVLSDDTSSQTNPLRYQAVQELLKQFSGNKQDHLHEVSSRFFKEQIVIKFRRALYFTGLRVLYVRGGGFYRHISADYFLRNPNCLQRLIPWLKRELIAIYGDYGYTGKNILTIILQNMTDYDLDSQSFSEILEPYLLKYTKHFLHEFISFARSPFSMKTYDQRAIYECPSPNGRGNLFTISPINDKWALPALENYTEMAKTIHDPWNKEVLPRSSSKNNMTYESSSVSQKGNPEESSKTKSKNHLTRQTMSESGDSKGVISSQSCSHIAHLKSMGDYIELLEPPSDSSRYTSEAKTEGRKLQLEEDKCLGDNRANYSVSDISTTSNSSSPREKTLLTLCQQQIREEESEKNKSPDSFGKFFPRSAPMMMKEIQQTLFGNSSQTKDQTWSCYSENVYSHKRPIQKGQRERAFKKERLKCQPTGQDGELSSYPYRRLKSLHIRDYNNCLKEELPQSTEDKPHLSHRPRKRRSRSRDHSDRSLRGSYLSEPLLTITCEAQEGNKGDDNYQPCRRVVLANTTDFIRTRGRAQRLCNREKAFRVKSPNICLHPENHRPNCQCMKKSGTVCGGSIPSHHEKMGKKRRFKCQHSEKENNETMPNSFPAPVQMHQIQQSPSYQRQELSKQFVSLTAQASRDIMNHIRKRQEKYDQKVEGRDYFGSKIFGSKQFLEKEHMNEESKND